The proteins below are encoded in one region of Bacteroides uniformis:
- a CDS encoding sensor histidine kinase → MILTITAAYDVWTNDFYQNNEALVYSFGIIVILLLVIMIIISISKSKRLKTLQRINEVAEESNQLKNAFIANMTHEIRTPLNAIVGFTTMLAEMDNLDRETRMAFLKEINDNKDSLLQLVNDLLDYSKIEANTLEYNDGEVDVNALIDEVCTTENMRSHPTGIQVEFVERLPQCRLVVDRVRFAQVIGNLVRNALKFTEMGSVKIGCRRLSNHNFYFYVADTGCGIDEVGRHAIFERFVKMNYNIKGTGLGLSITKSIVEHYGGGIGVESKKGEGSTFYFTLPAGIEYKEYGKF, encoded by the coding sequence ATGATATTGACAATTACGGCAGCATACGATGTTTGGACGAATGACTTCTATCAGAATAATGAAGCATTGGTATATAGTTTTGGGATAATTGTCATTCTGCTTTTGGTCATCATGATAATCATTTCCATCAGCAAGAGCAAAAGGTTGAAGACGTTGCAGCGCATCAATGAGGTTGCCGAAGAATCCAACCAGCTGAAGAATGCTTTCATCGCTAATATGACTCACGAAATTCGTACTCCTTTGAATGCCATTGTAGGCTTTACAACTATGCTTGCCGAAATGGATAATTTGGACAGAGAAACCCGTATGGCTTTTCTGAAGGAGATTAATGATAACAAGGACTCGCTGCTGCAACTGGTCAATGACTTGCTGGACTATTCGAAGATTGAGGCAAATACTCTGGAATATAACGATGGAGAAGTGGATGTAAACGCGCTGATTGATGAAGTCTGTACGACGGAGAATATGCGCTCGCATCCCACGGGCATTCAGGTGGAGTTTGTAGAACGGCTGCCTCAATGCCGTTTGGTGGTAGACCGCGTGCGTTTTGCCCAAGTCATAGGTAACTTGGTGAGGAACGCCTTGAAGTTTACGGAGATGGGCAGTGTGAAAATCGGTTGCAGGAGATTGAGCAACCATAACTTCTATTTTTATGTGGCAGATACAGGCTGTGGTATCGATGAAGTGGGAAGACATGCCATCTTTGAACGGTTTGTGAAGATGAACTACAATATCAAAGGTACGGGGTTGGGGCTTTCCATCACCAAATCTATTGTGGAGCACTATGGGGGAGGTATCGGTGTGGAGTCTAAGAAAGGGGAAGGCTCCACCTTCTATTTCACGTTGCCTGCCGGTATTGAATACAAAGAGTACGGTAAATTTTGA
- a CDS encoding thiamine phosphate synthase, giving the protein MKLIVVTAPTFFVEEDKIITALFEEGLDILHLRKPETPAMYSERLLTLIPEKYHKRIITHEHFYLQEEFSLMGIHLNTRNSKEPHDYSGHISCTCHSLDEVQNKKHFYDYLFLSPIYNCITKSGVTSGFTAEELRQAGKSKVIDSRVMALGGITPDNILEIKDYGFGGAVVMGDLWNKFNACTDRDYLEVIRHFKKLKKMAD; this is encoded by the coding sequence ATGAAACTCATCGTAGTAACAGCACCCACATTTTTTGTGGAAGAAGACAAGATTATCACGGCACTATTCGAAGAGGGGCTGGATATTCTACATCTGAGGAAGCCGGAAACTCCCGCCATGTATTCAGAACGGCTTTTAACGCTGATACCCGAAAAATACCATAAGCGCATCATTACCCATGAGCACTTCTACCTGCAGGAAGAGTTCAGCCTGATGGGGATTCATCTAAACACCCGCAATTCCAAAGAGCCCCACGACTATTCGGGCCACATCAGTTGCACCTGCCATTCACTGGACGAAGTGCAGAACAAGAAGCATTTCTATGACTATCTGTTCCTAAGCCCGATATATAATTGCATCACAAAGTCCGGAGTCACGTCCGGCTTCACAGCCGAAGAGTTGCGGCAAGCAGGAAAAAGTAAGGTCATAGACAGTAGAGTCATGGCTTTGGGAGGCATTACTCCCGACAACATACTGGAGATTAAGGATTACGGATTCGGTGGTGCCGTTGTAATGGGTGACTTATGGAATAAATTCAATGCCTGCACCGACCGCGATTATCTGGAAGTAATCCGCCACTTCAAGAAGTTGAAGAAAATGGCTGATTGA
- a CDS encoding superoxide dismutase, which produces MNTILTILMITVMTYEMPKLPYTNNALEPVISQQTIDYHYGKHLQTYVNNLNNLVPGTEFEGKDLVTIVATAPDGAIFNNAGQVLNHTLYFLQFAPKPAHSEPTGKLAEAIKRDFGSFENFKKEFNAAAVGLFGSGWAWLSADKNGKLHITKEANGSNPVRAGLVPLLGFDVWEHAYYLDYQNRRADHVNELWSIIDWDVVGKRLK; this is translated from the coding sequence ATGAATACAATATTAACGATTTTAATGATAACAGTTATGACTTACGAAATGCCAAAACTTCCCTACACTAACAATGCACTGGAACCTGTAATCAGTCAGCAAACCATAGATTACCACTACGGTAAACATCTGCAAACCTACGTGAACAACCTCAACAACCTCGTTCCGGGAACGGAATTTGAAGGCAAAGACCTGGTAACCATTGTTGCCACAGCACCGGACGGTGCCATCTTCAACAATGCAGGACAAGTGTTGAACCACACATTATACTTCTTACAGTTTGCTCCGAAGCCTGCCCACAGCGAGCCTACCGGCAAGCTGGCAGAAGCCATCAAACGCGACTTCGGCAGCTTTGAGAATTTCAAGAAGGAATTCAACGCGGCAGCTGTCGGCTTGTTCGGCTCCGGATGGGCTTGGTTGTCTGCCGACAAGAACGGCAAACTCCACATCACCAAAGAAGCCAACGGTAGCAATCCGGTACGCGCCGGTCTTGTTCCGCTACTCGGATTCGACGTGTGGGAACATGCCTACTATCTTGATTACCAGAACCGCCGTGCCGACCATGTGAACGAACTGTGGAGCATCATCGACTGGGATGTAGTAGGTAAAAGACTGAAATAA
- a CDS encoding ATP-dependent helicase, protein MPDYIEELNEGQRNAVLYNDGPSLVIAGAGSGKTRVLTYKIAYLLENGYQPWNILALTFTNKAAREMKERIARQMGPERARHLWMGTFHSMFLRILHVEAGHIGFTSQFTIYDTADSKSLIRSIIKEMGLDEKVYKPGMVQARISNAKNHLVSPAGYANNKEAYEGDRAAKVPALRDIYQRYWERCRRADAMDFDDLLFYTFLLFRDHPEVLARYQEQFRYILVDEYQDTNFAQHSIVLQLAKNHQHVCVVGDDAQSIYSFRGADIDNILYFTKVYPDTKVFKLEQNYRSTQTIVRAANSLIEKNQWQIRKEVFSEKEKGEAIGVYQAYSDVEEGDIVVNKIAELRREKRYAYSDFAILYRTNAQSRIFEEAMRKRSMPYRIYGGLSFYQRKEIKDVIAYFRLIVNPNDEEAFKRIINYPARGIGDTTVGKIIAAATGHNVSLWTVLCEPLAYGLNFNKGTVGKLQAFRELISAFITDAAEKNAYEIGADIIRQSGIINDVCQDNSPENLSRKENIEELVNGMSDFCAQRQEEGKPNVLLGDFLSEVSLLTDQDSDKDGDDEKITLMTVHSAKGLEFKNVFVVGMEENLFPSGMVGDSPRALEEERRLFYVAITRAEEHCFLSYAKTRFRYGKMEFGSPSRFLKDIDIRFLRLPQDAGMFRRVEEEAAAFRRENARGFAPDREDAPYGGKERVSVRPKQQIIAPTVPRNLKRVAPSANTASTSPSAGGSANCVQQGQLIEHERFGLGEVLKVEGEGDNAKATIRFKNAGDKQLLLRFARFKVLS, encoded by the coding sequence ATGCCCGATTATATAGAGGAACTGAACGAAGGACAACGGAACGCGGTGTTATACAATGACGGTCCGTCACTGGTGATAGCCGGTGCCGGTTCGGGAAAGACGCGCGTGCTGACCTACAAGATTGCTTATCTGCTGGAGAATGGCTACCAGCCTTGGAACATTCTGGCATTGACCTTTACCAACAAGGCGGCGCGCGAAATGAAGGAGCGTATAGCCCGTCAGATGGGGCCGGAGAGGGCGCGCCATCTGTGGATGGGAACCTTTCACTCCATGTTCCTGCGCATTCTGCATGTCGAGGCCGGGCATATCGGCTTCACTTCGCAGTTTACCATTTACGATACGGCGGACAGTAAAAGCTTGATACGTTCCATTATCAAGGAAATGGGGCTGGATGAGAAAGTGTACAAGCCGGGGATGGTGCAGGCGCGTATCTCGAATGCCAAGAATCATCTGGTTTCTCCGGCAGGCTATGCCAACAACAAGGAGGCTTACGAAGGAGACCGTGCTGCCAAGGTTCCGGCGCTTCGCGACATCTACCAGAGATATTGGGAGCGTTGCCGGCGGGCGGATGCGATGGACTTCGACGATTTGCTGTTCTACACATTCCTGCTGTTCCGAGACCACCCCGAGGTGTTGGCACGTTATCAGGAGCAGTTCCGTTACATTCTGGTGGATGAGTATCAGGATACCAATTTTGCACAGCACAGCATCGTGCTGCAACTTGCCAAGAACCATCAGCATGTCTGTGTGGTGGGGGATGATGCACAGAGTATTTACTCCTTCCGTGGTGCCGATATTGACAATATTCTCTACTTTACGAAAGTATATCCCGATACGAAGGTCTTCAAGCTGGAGCAGAATTACCGTTCCACCCAGACCATTGTCCGCGCGGCCAACAGCCTGATAGAAAAGAACCAGTGGCAGATACGCAAGGAAGTGTTCTCGGAAAAGGAGAAGGGAGAGGCCATTGGTGTGTACCAGGCATACAGTGATGTGGAAGAAGGGGATATTGTGGTGAATAAGATAGCTGAACTGCGGCGTGAAAAGCGCTATGCCTACTCTGATTTTGCGATACTCTACCGTACCAATGCACAGAGCCGTATCTTTGAGGAAGCCATGCGCAAACGCAGTATGCCTTACCGTATTTATGGAGGCTTGTCGTTCTATCAACGCAAGGAAATCAAAGATGTTATCGCTTACTTCCGTCTGATAGTGAATCCCAATGATGAAGAGGCTTTCAAACGTATTATCAATTATCCTGCACGGGGTATCGGAGATACGACAGTGGGAAAAATCATTGCTGCCGCCACCGGGCACAATGTCAGTTTGTGGACTGTGCTTTGTGAGCCGTTGGCGTATGGCTTGAACTTCAATAAAGGTACGGTGGGAAAGTTACAGGCATTCCGCGAACTTATATCCGCCTTTATCACAGATGCTGCGGAGAAGAATGCCTATGAGATTGGTGCCGACATTATCCGCCAATCGGGCATCATCAATGATGTGTGTCAGGACAACTCTCCCGAGAATCTGAGCCGTAAGGAGAATATAGAGGAGCTGGTGAACGGTATGAGTGATTTTTGTGCCCAACGGCAGGAGGAAGGAAAACCGAACGTGTTGTTGGGTGACTTCCTTTCGGAAGTTTCCCTTCTTACCGACCAGGATTCGGATAAGGATGGGGACGATGAGAAGATAACCCTGATGACTGTACATTCGGCCAAGGGATTGGAGTTCAAGAATGTGTTTGTAGTGGGGATGGAGGAGAATCTTTTTCCCAGCGGCATGGTGGGTGACTCTCCCCGGGCATTGGAGGAAGAACGGCGGCTGTTTTATGTAGCCATCACACGTGCCGAAGAACACTGTTTCCTGTCGTATGCAAAGACACGTTTCCGGTATGGCAAGATGGAGTTCGGCAGTCCCAGCCGTTTCCTGAAGGATATAGATATACGTTTCCTGCGTCTGCCTCAGGATGCGGGAATGTTCCGCAGGGTAGAGGAGGAAGCCGCCGCTTTCCGCAGGGAGAACGCCAGAGGCTTTGCGCCTGATAGGGAAGATGCTCCGTATGGAGGAAAAGAACGTGTGTCTGTACGACCGAAACAGCAGATTATTGCGCCGACCGTTCCACGTAATTTGAAACGGGTGGCGCCTTCTGCAAATACGGCAAGTACATCGCCTTCTGCCGGCGGGTCTGCCAACTGTGTACAGCAGGGACAACTGATAGAGCACGAACGTTTCGGCCTGGGTGAAGTTTTGAAAGTGGAGGGCGAAGGAGACAATGCGAAAGCCACCATCCGCTTCAAGAATGCGGGAGACAAACAACTTTTGCTGCGCTTCGCGCGTTTCAAAGTGCTGTCATAG
- the nspC gene encoding carboxynorspermidine decarboxylase — protein MTNKDFSLFPSPCYIMEEGLLRKNLALIKSVADRAGVEIILAFKSFAMWRSFPIFREYIDHSTASSVYEARLALEEFGSKAHTYSPAYTEADFPEIMRCSSHITFNSLSQFHRFYPVVVAEGSGISCGIRINPEYSEVETELYNPCAPGTRFGVMADPLPEELPVGIEGFHCHCHCESSSYELEHTLEHLEGKFSRWFSQIKWLNLGGGHLMTRKDYDVEHLVRLLQGLKGRYSHLQIILEPGSAFTWQTGVLSSEIVDIVENRGIRTAILNVSFTCHMPDCLEMPYQPAVRGAEMGDAGPYVYRLGGNSCLSGDYMGLWSFDHELQIGERIVFEDMIHYTTVKTNMFNGIHHPAIAMWTKEGKAEVFKQFSYEDYRGRMS, from the coding sequence ATGACAAATAAAGACTTTTCCCTTTTCCCTTCTCCCTGCTATATTATGGAAGAAGGATTGCTGAGAAAGAACCTCGCACTGATAAAAAGTGTGGCCGACCGCGCAGGTGTGGAGATAATCCTCGCTTTCAAATCATTTGCCATGTGGCGTTCCTTTCCCATTTTCAGGGAGTATATAGACCACTCTACGGCAAGTTCCGTCTACGAAGCCCGTCTGGCATTGGAGGAGTTCGGAAGTAAGGCACATACGTACTCGCCTGCCTATACCGAGGCCGATTTTCCGGAGATAATGCGGTGCAGCAGCCATATCACTTTCAATTCGCTTTCGCAGTTCCACCGCTTTTATCCGGTAGTGGTGGCGGAGGGAAGCGGCATTTCCTGCGGTATCCGTATCAATCCCGAATACTCTGAGGTGGAAACGGAGCTTTATAATCCCTGCGCACCCGGTACTCGCTTCGGTGTAATGGCCGACCCGCTTCCCGAAGAACTTCCGGTGGGTATTGAAGGTTTTCACTGTCATTGTCATTGCGAGTCTTCTTCCTACGAACTGGAACACACATTGGAGCACTTGGAAGGAAAATTCTCCCGCTGGTTCTCACAGATTAAGTGGTTGAATTTAGGAGGCGGGCATCTGATGACGCGTAAGGATTATGATGTAGAGCATCTTGTCCGTCTGTTGCAGGGCTTGAAGGGACGCTATTCGCATCTTCAAATCATTCTTGAGCCCGGTTCCGCTTTCACTTGGCAGACCGGTGTGCTGAGCTCGGAGATAGTGGACATCGTGGAAAACCGCGGCATTCGTACTGCCATTCTCAACGTTAGCTTTACGTGCCACATGCCGGATTGCCTGGAGATGCCCTATCAGCCTGCAGTGCGTGGAGCGGAGATGGGTGATGCGGGTCCTTATGTCTATCGTCTTGGAGGAAACTCCTGCCTAAGCGGCGACTATATGGGACTGTGGAGTTTCGACCATGAGCTGCAGATAGGGGAGAGAATCGTCTTTGAGGACATGATACATTACACCACTGTAAAGACGAATATGTTCAATGGAATTCACCATCCGGCCATTGCAATGTGGACAAAAGAAGGAAAAGCTGAAGTTTTCAAGCAATTTTCTTATGAAGATTATCGTGGCCGAATGAGTTGA
- a CDS encoding DUF4923 family protein, with amino-acid sequence MKRLVFWQLFVAALLLTSNSHAQSIKDLFNKENIEKAVNAVTGKSTADMTGTWSYTGSAIEFESDNLLQKAGGAVAATAAEKKLDEQLAKVGIKAGQMSFTFNADSTFSAKVGQKSMKGSYSYDASTQKVNLKFAKLIGMNAKVNATSTTMDLLFESDKLLKLITFLSSKSSNSTLKSIGSLANSYDGMMLGFSLQKL; translated from the coding sequence ATGAAAAGATTAGTTTTTTGGCAACTGTTTGTTGCCGCACTACTGCTGACCAGCAATAGTCATGCACAATCCATCAAGGATTTGTTCAACAAAGAAAATATAGAGAAGGCGGTAAATGCCGTGACCGGCAAGTCAACAGCGGATATGACCGGCACTTGGTCGTATACCGGCTCCGCCATTGAATTCGAATCGGACAACCTGCTGCAGAAAGCCGGCGGTGCCGTTGCCGCCACAGCCGCAGAAAAGAAACTGGACGAACAGCTTGCCAAAGTAGGCATCAAAGCCGGGCAAATGTCATTCACATTCAACGCCGACAGCACATTCAGCGCCAAAGTAGGGCAAAAGAGCATGAAGGGAAGCTACTCCTACGATGCATCCACCCAAAAGGTCAACTTGAAATTCGCCAAGCTGATAGGTATGAATGCCAAGGTCAACGCTACCTCCACAACTATGGACCTGCTGTTCGAATCGGACAAGCTACTGAAACTGATAACCTTCCTCTCCAGCAAAAGCAGCAACTCCACTCTGAAGAGTATCGGCTCGCTGGCCAACAGCTACGACGGAATGATGCTCGGATTCTCATTACAGAAACTGTAA
- the yihA gene encoding ribosome biogenesis GTP-binding protein YihA/YsxC gives MDITNAEFVISNTDVRKCPTGTFPEYAFIGRSNVGKSSLINMLTGRKGLAMTSATPGKTMLINHFLINKSWYIVDLPGYGYAKRGQKGQEQIKRIIESYILQREQMTCLFVLIDSRLAPQAIDLEFTEWLGENGVPFAIVFTKADKLKGGRLNTHINEYLEQLKEQWEELPPYFITSSENRMGRKELLDYIESINKSLNSKQ, from the coding sequence ATGGATATTACAAACGCTGAATTCGTCATCAGTAACACAGACGTGCGGAAATGCCCCACCGGTACATTTCCCGAATATGCTTTCATCGGACGCTCCAACGTAGGAAAATCCAGTCTCATCAATATGCTGACCGGGAGAAAAGGGCTCGCCATGACCTCTGCCACACCGGGAAAGACCATGCTCATCAACCATTTCCTCATCAACAAGAGCTGGTACATTGTAGACCTTCCGGGATACGGCTACGCCAAACGGGGACAGAAAGGGCAGGAACAAATCAAACGTATTATAGAAAGTTATATACTGCAACGCGAACAGATGACTTGTCTGTTTGTTCTTATAGATAGCCGGCTGGCTCCCCAAGCCATCGACCTCGAGTTTACGGAATGGCTGGGCGAGAACGGTGTACCCTTTGCCATCGTCTTCACAAAGGCCGACAAACTGAAAGGCGGCAGACTGAACACCCACATCAACGAATACCTGGAACAGTTGAAGGAACAATGGGAAGAGCTGCCCCCCTACTTCATCACCTCTTCTGAAAACCGCATGGGACGGAAAGAACTGCTGGACTATATCGAAAGTATCAACAAAAGCCTGAATAGCAAACAATAG
- the recR gene encoding recombination mediator RecR — MNGQFPSTLLEKAVNEFAKLPGVGRKTAMRLVLHLLRQDTAVVEAFGNAIVTLKHEVKYCKVCHNISDTETCRICSSPQRDASVVCVVENIRDVMAVEATQQFRGLYHVLGGVISPMDGIGPGDLQIESLVRRVAAGGINEVILALSTTMEGDTTNFYIYRKLEKLGVKLSVIARGISIGDELEYTDEVTLGRSIVNRTPFSGTA; from the coding sequence ATGAATGGACAGTTTCCCTCTACATTATTGGAGAAGGCGGTAAATGAGTTTGCCAAGTTGCCCGGAGTGGGACGCAAGACGGCTATGAGGCTGGTTCTTCACCTGCTCCGCCAGGATACGGCAGTGGTGGAAGCGTTCGGCAATGCCATCGTGACGCTGAAGCATGAAGTGAAATATTGCAAGGTATGCCATAATATATCAGATACGGAGACGTGCCGTATCTGTTCCAGTCCGCAACGGGACGCCTCTGTGGTTTGTGTGGTAGAGAACATCCGCGATGTGATGGCTGTGGAAGCCACACAACAGTTCCGTGGTTTGTATCACGTGCTGGGAGGCGTCATCTCGCCGATGGATGGCATTGGCCCCGGAGACTTGCAGATAGAAAGCCTTGTGCGGCGGGTAGCCGCCGGCGGCATCAATGAAGTGATTCTTGCGCTGAGCACGACGATGGAGGGAGATACCACCAACTTTTATATCTACCGCAAGCTGGAAAAACTGGGCGTGAAGCTCTCCGTCATAGCCCGTGGCATTTCCATCGGTGACGAATTGGAGTATACGGATGAAGTGACTCTGGGACGCAGTATTGTGAACCGCACTCCATTTTCCGGAACTGCCTGA
- a CDS encoding GNAT family N-acetyltransferase, which translates to MNKSYFCNERVRLRAMEPEDLEVMYAMENDSQTWDVTNFTVPYSRFVLKQYIENSECDMFADRQLRMMIIRVEDDAVIGTIDITEFSPMHARGEVGIAIRKEYQGNGYAKEALRLLCDYVFSFLYLKQLIVHISVDNEASIRLFESCGFVRCGLLREWWRVGGCYKDVVLLQLLRSTN; encoded by the coding sequence ATGAATAAATCCTATTTCTGCAATGAAAGGGTGCGTCTCCGTGCTATGGAGCCGGAAGACCTGGAAGTGATGTATGCCATGGAGAATGATTCCCAGACTTGGGATGTGACGAACTTCACCGTGCCCTATTCCAGATTTGTCTTGAAACAATATATTGAGAATTCCGAATGCGATATGTTTGCCGACCGCCAGCTGCGTATGATGATTATACGTGTAGAGGATGATGCGGTGATAGGCACTATCGATATTACAGAGTTTTCTCCCATGCATGCCCGGGGAGAGGTGGGTATTGCCATACGGAAGGAGTATCAGGGCAATGGTTATGCCAAGGAAGCGCTGCGTTTGCTGTGCGACTATGTTTTCAGTTTCTTGTATCTGAAACAGTTGATAGTCCATATCTCGGTGGATAATGAGGCAAGTATCCGCCTTTTTGAATCCTGCGGTTTTGTGCGTTGTGGGCTTTTGAGGGAGTGGTGGCGCGTAGGAGGGTGCTATAAGGATGTCGTACTGTTGCAACTTCTCCGCAGCACTAATTGA
- a CDS encoding YqgE/AlgH family protein, producing MYSNIDLFKIETNHVVPARGKVLISEPFLCDHMFGRSVILLVDHTHDGTMGLVLNKPLPLFLNDVLKDFDCPENIPIYKGGPLSTDTLFYLHTLKGITRALPIGKGFYLNGDFEAIKDYIMQGNPVKGRIRFFLGYSGWEYEQLGREIEENTWLVGKENISSLMDEAASGTLWKKALCKLGAKYEIWSRFPQIPTFN from the coding sequence ATGTATAGCAATATAGATCTATTCAAGATAGAAACAAACCATGTGGTTCCTGCCCGGGGAAAGGTCTTGATTTCCGAACCCTTTTTGTGTGACCATATGTTTGGGCGATCCGTCATTCTACTGGTGGACCATACACATGACGGCACAATGGGACTGGTTCTGAACAAACCGCTCCCCCTATTCTTGAATGATGTGCTGAAAGACTTCGACTGCCCGGAAAACATACCTATCTATAAAGGAGGACCGCTCAGCACAGATACGTTGTTCTATCTACACACGCTCAAGGGCATTACCAGAGCATTGCCCATCGGCAAAGGCTTCTACCTGAACGGTGATTTTGAAGCCATTAAAGACTACATCATGCAGGGAAATCCCGTTAAAGGCAGAATCAGATTTTTTTTGGGGTACTCCGGCTGGGAGTACGAACAGCTGGGCCGGGAAATTGAAGAAAACACCTGGCTGGTAGGCAAAGAAAACATCAGTTCGCTAATGGACGAGGCGGCCAGCGGCACACTCTGGAAGAAGGCATTGTGCAAGCTGGGAGCAAAATATGAAATATGGTCGCGCTTCCCCCAGATTCCAACGTTCAATTAG